A genome region from Gemmatimonadaceae bacterium includes the following:
- a CDS encoding SDR family NAD(P)-dependent oxidoreductase produces the protein MGTIIITGASDGIGAASARQLRARGHDVVIVGRSPAKTQALARELGAPFHVADYARLADVHRLAAELARYDRIDVLANNAGGIMGQREVTEDGFEKTFQVNHLAPFLLTSLLQERLIASRATVIQTASAAANMWGRGFDIADLQNERDYRPERAYGNGKLENILFTRELHRRHHAHGIAAVAFHPGVVRSNFASDTTHYMRFLYNAPLKYLVMISPEASGRRLTALAEGQPGVAWQPGEVYNKRKPMPVAFRDDDGSVARELWERSEEMVARAG, from the coding sequence ATGGGCACCATCATCATCACGGGCGCGAGCGACGGCATCGGCGCGGCGAGTGCTCGCCAACTCAGGGCGAGGGGGCACGACGTGGTCATCGTCGGCCGCTCACCGGCAAAGACACAAGCGCTGGCGCGCGAGCTCGGGGCGCCGTTTCACGTGGCCGACTACGCGCGACTGGCCGACGTCCATCGGCTGGCCGCCGAACTCGCGCGTTACGACCGCATCGACGTGCTGGCCAACAACGCCGGCGGCATCATGGGACAACGGGAGGTGACCGAGGATGGCTTCGAGAAGACCTTCCAGGTCAACCACCTGGCGCCCTTCCTGCTTACCAGCCTGTTGCAGGAGCGCCTCATCGCGAGCCGCGCCACGGTGATCCAGACCGCGAGCGCCGCGGCAAATATGTGGGGCCGCGGGTTCGACATCGCGGACCTCCAGAACGAGCGCGACTACCGGCCAGAGCGCGCCTACGGCAACGGCAAGCTCGAGAACATCCTGTTCACCCGCGAGCTGCATCGCCGGCACCACGCCCACGGCATCGCGGCCGTTGCCTTTCACCCCGGCGTCGTGCGCAGCAACTTCGCCAGCGACACCACGCACTACATGCGCTTTCTCTACAACGCGCCACTCAAGTACCTGGTCATGATCAGCCCCGAGGCGAGCGGGCGCAGGCTCACCGCGCTCGCCGAGGGACAGCCCGGCGTCGCCTGGCAGCCGGGCGAGGTGTACAACAAGCGCAAGCCGATGCCCGTTGCGTTCAGGGACGACGACGGCAGCGTGGCCCGGGAACTCTGGGAGCGCAGCGAGGAGAT